In Thermodesulforhabdus norvegica, the DNA window GCTCTTGCAGCGTATCATTACCTTATGAACCGGCGCTGAACGGCCCGATGAAAAAGCCGACCGTGGATCTCTCGAAGTGCAAACTGTGTATGGCCTGCGTGGCAGTAGCACCTGAGGTGTTCAAAGAGGTTGACGAAAGTTACATCGACGTTATCGAAAGATCCGAATATCCGGCCGAAAAGGTTGAAGAGGCCATAAATTGTTGTCCTTCCGGGTGCATATCCTGGGAAGATTATTGAAATTCTGCTCCCTCTATGCCCGGGTCGTGCAGGATTCCTGCAACTTCAGGTGTAATGTTTTGTGAAAAATACCGCTTGTTGACGGGTTACAGGGCTGTTACTATTAAAAAAA includes these proteins:
- a CDS encoding ferredoxin encodes the protein MKKPTVDLSKCKLCMACVAVAPEVFKEVDESYIDVIERSEYPAEKVEEAINCCPSGCISWEDY